In Natator depressus isolate rNatDep1 chromosome 9, rNatDep2.hap1, whole genome shotgun sequence, a single genomic region encodes these proteins:
- the SAG gene encoding S-arrestin: MSLLLPLYLGVRLVSHSHRQGRAAGPGCLENLPLFSGLEGVILLLWELSLLVAAVEFGALQGSLAAGRLCSFPVSHPSVEMSCAESHKVATLSSISLKNASPPQSHVVYKKMSRDKAVTIYLGKRDFIDHIDGVEPVDGVLLVDPEIIKGKKVYVTLTCAFRYGQEDIDVMGLTFRKDLFFSRIQLYPPVEKWESLSQLQECLMKKLGNNAYPFVLTFPDYLPCSVSLQPAPNDVGKCCGVDFEVKAFCTENVEERIPKRNFVRLLIRKVQFAPEEPGPQPQAETTWQFFMSSKPLHLRARLSKEVFYHGEPIPVTVTVTNNTEKTVKKIRVLVEQVANVVLYSSDYYTKAVAMEELQEKVQPNSTITKTLILLPLLANNRDKRGIALDGKLKDEDTNLASSTIIKDGIDKTVLGILVAYKVKVKLIVSGMLGDLTSSEVSTELPFRLMHPKPEEPNIRVPRMKTWYLRSFLVNSCKIWMKMRTRLFLQMMSDCENRLLEELRGLMVRCKQQGSNSGTVDLKHDPLLPGLKDLALLAKGCSRLKLLWFSH, encoded by the exons ATGTCCTTACTCTTGCCTCTCTATTTGGGAGTCAG GCTAGTGAGTCACTCCCACAGACAGGGAAGAGCTgcaggacctggctgcctggaaaATTTACCTTTGTTCAGTGGTTTAGAAGGAGTTATTTTATTGCTCTGGGAACTTTCTCTTCTGGTGGCTGCTGTGGAATTTggagcactgcaag GATCTCTTGCTGCTGGAAGGCTTTGTTCTTTCCCAGTGTCCCACCCATCCGTGGAAATGAGCTGTGCTGAGTCTCATAAGGTGGCTACTCTTTCCTCAATTTCTCTGAAGAACGCCAGTCCCCCTCAATCACATGTTGTCTACAAGAAGATGTCCCGTGATAAAGCT GTGACTATCTACCTGGGAAAACGAGACTTCATTGACCACATAGATGGTGTGGAACCTGTAG ATGGTGTCTTATTAGTGGATCCCGAGATCATCAAGGGGAAGAAGG TGTATGTGACTCTGACCTGTGCTTTCCGGTATGGCCAAGAAGACATTGATGTGATGGGTCTGACCTTCCGAAAGGATCTTTTTTTCTCTAGGATACAGTTGTACCCACCAGTGGAGAAATGGGAATCTCTCTCCCAATTGCAGGAATGTCTGATGAAGAAGCTGGGGAACAATGCTTATCCTTTTGTTTTAACA TTTCCAGACTATCTGCCCTGTTCAGTTTCCCTGCAACCAGCCCCTAATGATGTCGGAAAG TGCTGCGGGGTGGACTTTGAGGTGAAAGCTTTCTGTACAGAGAACGTGGAAGAGCGAATTCCCAAAAG GAATTTTGTACGCCTGTTGATCCGTAAAGTACAGTTTGCCCCAGAAGAACCAGGACCCCAACCTCAAGCTGAGACCACCTGGCAGTTTTTCATGTCCAGCAAGCCACTGCACCTGAGAGCACGTCTAAGTAAAGAG GTGTTTTACCATGGCGAGCCCATTCCTGTCACTGTCACCGTGACCAACAATACAGAGAAAACAGTGAAGAAGATCAGAGTGCTGG tggAGCAAGTTGCCAATGTGGTTTTATACTCGAGTGACTATTACACGAAGGCGGTAGCAATGGAGGAGCTGCA GGAGAAAGTGCAGCCAAATAGTACCATCACCAAGACATTGATACTTCTGCCCTTGCTGGCAAATAACCGTGACAAACGGGGCATAGCACTGGATGGAAAGTTAAAGGATGAAGACACAAACTTGGCTTCCAGTACCAT TATTAAGGATGGGATAGACAAGACAGTGCTGGGGATTCTGGTTGCCTACAAGGTGAAGGTGAAGCTCATTGTCTCAGG CATGCTGGGAGATCTCACCTCCAG TGAAGTCAGCACAGAGCTTCCATTCCGTCTCATGCACCCCAAGCCTGAGGAGCCGAACATAAGAG TTCCCAGGATGAAAACCTGGTATTTGAGGAGTTTTCTCGTCAACAGCTGCAAGATTTGGATGAAGATGAGAACAAGGCTGTTTCTCCAAATGATGAGTGACTGTGAGAACAGGCTTCTGGAGGAGCTACGGGGTCTGATG GTGCGCTGTAAGCAGCAGGGATCGAACTCTGGAACAGTGGATCTAAAGCATGATCCTCTCCTGCCTGGACTAAAAGACCTGGCTTTGTTAGCCAAAGGATGTAGCAGACTCAAACTTCTGTGGTTCAGCCACTAG